In Haematobia irritans isolate KBUSLIRL chromosome 1, ASM5000362v1, whole genome shotgun sequence, a genomic segment contains:
- the NPF gene encoding neuropeptide F has translation MVSSCRQVLILVAVMALLTANVYANNSRPPRNNDISNMADAMKYLQDLDTYYGDRARVRFGKRTPLLQMLRNHFTNDGEQMGHPMDMTNIEEPF, from the exons ATGGTCTCATCCTGTCGTCAAGTCCTCATTTTGGTAGCTGTCATGGCCTTGCTAACAGCAAATGTATATGCCAATAACTCTCGGCCACCTCGGAATAATGATATTTCGAATATGGCTGATGCAATGAAATATCTGCAAGATTTGGATACATATTATGGAGATAGGGCACGAGTAAG GTTTGGTAAGAGGACGCCTTTACTGCAAATGCTGCGAAATCATTTCACCAATGATGGGGAACAAATGGGTCATCCAATGGATATGACAAATATCGAGGAGCCATTTTAA